The Dermochelys coriacea isolate rDerCor1 chromosome 7, rDerCor1.pri.v4, whole genome shotgun sequence genome window below encodes:
- the LOC119858446 gene encoding WW domain-binding protein 11-like produces MSWLGEAWQEGLSARALQGVRELEQRLEWANKERLQKQAQLDTLEASLHKQRQKHEEERGTWVLLARERRDLAEACEQQEREHQQLSRELQAKGAQLSQLEGQLGRAAQRIEELEEELRRCQAELDNLRSSTHLTHCWAPWKEGAELGTWEQNPRLENRPRTPSMRLQPSSPKLGEEPLIHQGAAWHSVPPGGPAPTEDSQRIPSPREEPREENAGPGRGPPDMEAWELRGELQSVQRELAQCTEQRNQAVAKVSALERRVQQLLEELRSQMQRAGAAQRRLEQQEREHRQELVELERHHREVLEQQGTQSDIPAPPHHPPNKGLGGSERERHPPGCVRHSLSTSRLERVPEKRGAAGKVRGSSAQGPRAVGRLVPSGERGREPEPHPELQALRAEVLGLRRRLAASESLRKGLLETCWQLHQGARDLAGERWALAEMLPAQDATMQHKEDPQELRGAPGPSLAKGEGRELQALAVELEAQVWGAPGPGLPRGDAQEVGELQVLRGALRALALGKAEAEAQAQERLRRLQETLGLQTERLARACEAQSQHVAGLLMEGYERERELERLSQALGEAGWVRGLLEAEVGHLRVLLGGETPPTPLPEPPPTVPEAGPPELPPTVPEAGPPELPPTVPEPGPPELPPTVPEPGSHELPPTVPEPGSHELPPTIPESSPPEPPATSSAELPPTVPEPRPAELPPTVPEPSPPELPPTIPESSPP; encoded by the exons ATGAGCTGGCTGGGCGAGGCTTGGCAGGAGGGGCTGTCGGCACGGGcactgcagggggtgagggagctggAGCAGCGCCTGGAGTGGGCCAACAAGGAGCGGCTCCAGAAGCAGGCACAGCTGGACACACTGGAGGCCTCGCTACACAAGCAGAGGCAGAAG CACGAGGAGGAGCGTGGCACATGGGTGCTGCTGGCTCGGGAGCGGCGGGACCTGGCTGAGGCCTGCGAGCAGCAGGAGCGTGAGCACCAGCAACTGAGCCGGGAGCTCCAGGCCAAGGGGGCGCAGCTGAGCCagctggaggggcagctgggccggGCCGCTCAGCGCAttgaggagctggaggaggagctgcggAG GTGCCAGGCAGAGTTGGATAACCTGCGGTCAAGCACCCACCTGACCCATTGCTGGGCCCCCTGGAAGGAAG GGGCTGAACTGGGCACTTGGGAGCAAAATCCCAGACTAGAGAACAGACCCCGAACACCCAGCATGAGA TTGCAGCCCAGCAGCCCCAAGTTGGGGGAGGAGCCGCTCATACATCAAGGGGCTGCCTGGCACAGTGTCCCTCCTggtggccctgcccccacagaagACAGTCAGAGGATCCCATCCCCTAGGGAGGAACCTAGAGAGGAGAATGCAG GGCCGGGGCGCGGACCCCCTGACATGGAGGCCTGGGAGTTGAGGGGAGAACTGCAGTCAGTGCAGCGGGAGTTGGCCCAGTGCACAGAGCAGCGTAACCAGGCAGTCGCTAAG gtgagtgccctggaACGGCGGGTGCAGCAGCTGTTGGAGGAGTTGAGGAGCCAGATGCAGAGAGCAGGGGCCGCGCAGCGCCGCCTGGAGCAGCAGGAAAGGGAACACCGGCAG GAGCTGGTGGAGCTGGAGAGGCACCATCGGGAAGTGCTGGAGCAGCAGGGTACCCAGTCAgacatccctgcccccccccaccacccaccaAATAAG ggcctggggggatCAGAGCGGGAGCGGCACCCCCCAGGCTGTGTCCGGCACAGCCTCAGCACCTCCCGGCTGGAGCGGGTGCCCGAGAAACGAGGGGCAGCTGGGAAGGTCAGAG GTTCCTCAGCACAGGGTCCCCGAGCCGTGGGCAGGCTGGTGCCCAGTGGGGAGCGGGGCCGGGAGCCAGAGCCCCACCCAGAGCTGCAGGCCCTGAGGGCTGAGGTGTTGGGGCTGCGCCGGCGCCTAGCTGCCTCTGAGAGCCTGCGCAAGGGGTTGCTGGAAACCTGCTGGCAGCTGCACCAAGGCGCCCGGGACTTGGCTGGGGAGCGCTGGGCACTGGCCGAGATGCTGCCGGCCCAGGATGCCACCATGCAGCACAAGGAGGATCCCCAGGAGCTGCGAGGGGCaccagggcccagcctggccaaaggggaggggagggaactgCAGGCCCTGGCAGTGGAGTTGGAGGCTCAGGTCTGGGGGGCACCAGGGCCCGGCCTGCCTCGGGGGGATGCTcaggaggtgggggagctgcaggtgctgcgGGGGGCGCTGAGGGCCCTGGCCCTGGGCAAGGCTGAGGCAGAGGCTCAGGCCCAGGAGCGGCTGCGGCGGCTCCAGGAGACATTGGGGTTGCAGACAGAGCGGCTGGCACGGGCCTGTGAGGCCCAGAGCCAGCATGTGGCAGGGCTGCTGATGGAGGGGTATgagcgggagcgggagctggAGCGCCTGAGCCAGGCGCTGGGGGAAGCGGGCTGGGTCCGCGGGCTGCTGGAGGCTGAGGTGGGGCACCTGCGGGTGCTGCTGGGTGGGGAGACGcctcccacccctctccctgagccGCCCCCCACAGTCCCAGAGGCCGGCCCCCCTGAGCTGCCCCCCACAGTCCCAGAGGCTGGCCCCCCTGAGCTGCCCCCCACagtcccagagcctggaccccCTGAGTTGCCCCCCACAGTCCCAGAGCCCGGCTCACATGAGTTGCCCCCCACAGTCCCAGAGCCCGGCTCACATGAGTTGCCCCCCACAATCCCAGAGTCCAGCCCCCCTGAACCGCCTGCCACCAGCTCTGCTGAGCTGCCCCCCacagtcccagagcccaggcctgCTGAGCTGCCCCCCAcagtcccagagcccagcccccctGAGTTGCCCCCCACAATCCCAGAGTCCAGCCCCCCCTGA
- the GPR137 gene encoding integral membrane protein GPR137 encodes MEQAASNLTVIVPAQRLTPAFPPAVKLGLTALYTALYALLFLSVYAQLWLVLLYRHKKLSYQTVFLFLCLLWATLRTTLFSFYFKNTLKANQLGPFLYWLLYCCPVCLQFFTLTLMNLYFAQVVFKAKAKYHPNMTKGLLAVRGACLGASLLFLAVNVACAFVVRMGRAEPWAVVLTRVLINDSLFVLGAITLALCLCLVARGSPSTSLYLQAKGTTVCQTAAMGGTMVLLHASRACYNLVALALSSHTRLDSFDYDWYNVSDQADLITDLGDQGYLVFGLILFVWELLPTALLVGFFRVHRPPQDLSANHIINGQLGGSRSYFFDHPGQYENEGPPRRKGSSLAGRLGSSSWYGAIGRTGRDPDWLGGQPPTTPLLFSQVTVQASHHHSLYSTPQT; translated from the exons ATGGAGCAAGCTGCCAGCAATCTGACGGTGATTGTGCCAGCCCAGCGCCTGACGCCAGCTTTCCCCCCGGCAGTCAAGCTGGGGCTCACGGCGCTGTACACAGCGCTGTATGCTCTGCTCTTCCTCTCAGTCTATGCCCAGCTGTGGCTGGTGCTGCTCTACCGGCACAAGAAGCTCAGCTATCAGAccgtcttcctcttcctctgcctgcTCTGGGCCACCCTCCGCACCACACTTTTCTCCTTCTACTTCAAGAACACTCTCAAGGCCAACCAGCTGGGCCCCTTCCTCTACTGGCTGCTCTACTGCTGCCCTGTCTGCCTCCAGTTCTTCACCTTGACGCTCATGAATCTCTACTTTGCCCAG GTGGTGTTCAAGGCTAAAGCTAAGTACCACCCGAACATGACCAAAGGGCT GCTGGCTGTGCGGGGGGCCTGCCTGGGTGCCAGCCTGCTGTTCCTGGCAGTGAATGTGGCCTGTGCTTTTGTGGTGCGAATGGGGCGGGCCGAGCCCTGGGCCGTGGTGCTGACCCGGGTCCTCATCAACGACTCACTCTTTGTGCTGGGCGCGATCACCTTggcgctctgcctctgcctcgtGGCTCGCGGCTCACCAAGCACCAGCCTCTACCTGCAGGCCAAG ggcaccACAGTGTGTCAGACAGCAGCCATGGGTGGCACCATGGTGCTGCTGCACGCCAGCCGTGCCTGCTACAACCTGGTGGCTCTGGCGTTGAGTTCCCACACTCGGCTGGACTCCTTCGACTACGACTGGTACAATGTTTCGGACCAG gCGGATCTGATTACTGACTTGGGGGACCAAGGATACCTGGTCTTTGGCCTCATCCTCTTCGTGTGGGAGCTGCTGCCAACTGCCCTGCTGGTGGGCTTCTTCCGGGTGCACCGCCCACCCCAGGACCTG AGTGCCAATCACATCATCAATGGGCAGCTTGGGGGCTCCCGGTCCTACTTCTTCGACCACCCCGGGCAATACGAGAACGAGGGGCCCCCCCGCAGGAAGGGAAGCAG CTTGGCAGGCCGactgggcagcagcagctggtatgGAGCCATTGGCCGGACTGGGAGGGATCCggactggctgggggggcagccccccacaacccccctgcTCTTCTCCCAGGTCACTGTGCAGGCCAGCCACCACCACAGCCTTTACTCCACCCCACAAACCTAG
- the LOC119858768 gene encoding glyoxal reductase-like isoform X1 has protein sequence MEQAAVSRGCVGAAPPAAGLRRPTEQTVLLNSGTRMPLLGVGTFRLQGAELVSQCVEAALAHGYRSFDTAAVYGNEAAIGQALGALLPLHSLARSDVFLTTKLGPRDQGKAEAACLRSLEQLACGYLDLYLIHWPGTQGKPQGDKGNRERRWESWRVLEQMYHAGHVRAIGVSNYTLGHLQDLLAHCRVPPAVLQVEFHPELPQRELWDFCEQHGIHLQAYASLGCGQLLGRAEVGRVAERLGHTPAQVLLRWALHQGVGVIPKSVNPTRLAENAQLWGWDLSPEDMAELGAMDCSRHYCWDPSGVT, from the exons ATGGAGCAGGCGGCGGTGTCGCGAGGGTGTGTTGGGGCAGCGCCGCCGGCTGCAGGACTCAGGAG GCCCACGGAGCAGACTGTGCTACTGAACAGTGGAACCCGAATGCCCCTGCTTGGCGTGGGCACTTTCCGCCTGCAAGGGGCTGAGCTGGTGTCCCAGTGTGTGGAAGCTGCCCTAGCCCACGGCTACCGCTCCTTTGACACAGCTGCTGTCTATGGCAATGAGGCGGCGATTGGGCAGGCACTGGGTGCCCTGCTGCCCCTTCATAGCCTAGCGCGCTCTGACGTCTTCCTCACCACCAAGCTGGGTCCACGGGACCAGGGCAAGGCCGAGGCCGCCTGCCTGCgcagcctggagcagctggccTGTGGCTACCTGGATCTCTATCTCATCCACTGGCCAGGCACACAGGGCAAGCCCCAAGGGGACAAGGGCAACCGGGAGCGGCGCTGGGAGAGCTGGCGGGTGCTGGAGCAGATGTACCACGCTGGGCACGTGCGGGCGATAGGTGTTTCCAACTACACTCTGGGACACCTGCAGGATCTGCTGGCCCACTGTCGGGTGCCGCCAGCTGTGCTGCAGGTGGAGTTCCACCCAGAGCTGCCCCAGCGggagctgtgggacttctgcgAGCAGCATGGCATTCATCTCCAGGCCTATGCCTCACTGGGCTGTGGGCAGCTGTTGGGGCGGGCAGAGGTAGGGCGGGTGGCAGAGCGCCTTGGGCATACCCCTGCCCAGGTTCTTCTACGCTGGGCCCTGCACCAAGGTGTGGGGGTGATCCCTAAGTCTGTCAACCCCACCCGCCTAGCCGAGAATGCCCAACTTTGGGGCTGGGACCTCAGCCCGGAGGACATGGCTGAGCTGGGGGCGATGGACTGCAGCAGGCACTACTGCTGGGACCCCAGTGGAGTGACATAA
- the LOC119858768 gene encoding glyoxal reductase-like isoform X3, translating to MPLLGVGTFRLQGAELVSQCVEAALAHGYRSFDTAAVYGNEAAIGQALGALLPLHSLARSDVFLTTKLGPRDQGKAEAACLRSLEQLACGYLDLYLIHWPGTQGKPQGDKGNRERRWESWRVLEQMYHAGHVRAIGVSNYTLGHLQDLLAHCRVPPAVLQVEFHPELPQRELWDFCEQHGIHLQAYASLGCGQLLGRAEVGRVAERLGHTPAQVLLRWALHQGVGVIPKSVNPTRLAENAQLWGWDLSPEDMAELGAMDCSRHYCWDPSGVT from the coding sequence ATGCCCCTGCTTGGCGTGGGCACTTTCCGCCTGCAAGGGGCTGAGCTGGTGTCCCAGTGTGTGGAAGCTGCCCTAGCCCACGGCTACCGCTCCTTTGACACAGCTGCTGTCTATGGCAATGAGGCGGCGATTGGGCAGGCACTGGGTGCCCTGCTGCCCCTTCATAGCCTAGCGCGCTCTGACGTCTTCCTCACCACCAAGCTGGGTCCACGGGACCAGGGCAAGGCCGAGGCCGCCTGCCTGCgcagcctggagcagctggccTGTGGCTACCTGGATCTCTATCTCATCCACTGGCCAGGCACACAGGGCAAGCCCCAAGGGGACAAGGGCAACCGGGAGCGGCGCTGGGAGAGCTGGCGGGTGCTGGAGCAGATGTACCACGCTGGGCACGTGCGGGCGATAGGTGTTTCCAACTACACTCTGGGACACCTGCAGGATCTGCTGGCCCACTGTCGGGTGCCGCCAGCTGTGCTGCAGGTGGAGTTCCACCCAGAGCTGCCCCAGCGggagctgtgggacttctgcgAGCAGCATGGCATTCATCTCCAGGCCTATGCCTCACTGGGCTGTGGGCAGCTGTTGGGGCGGGCAGAGGTAGGGCGGGTGGCAGAGCGCCTTGGGCATACCCCTGCCCAGGTTCTTCTACGCTGGGCCCTGCACCAAGGTGTGGGGGTGATCCCTAAGTCTGTCAACCCCACCCGCCTAGCCGAGAATGCCCAACTTTGGGGCTGGGACCTCAGCCCGGAGGACATGGCTGAGCTGGGGGCGATGGACTGCAGCAGGCACTACTGCTGGGACCCCAGTGGAGTGACATAA
- the LOC119858768 gene encoding glyoxal reductase-like isoform X2, with protein sequence MEQAAVSRGPTEQTVLLNSGTRMPLLGVGTFRLQGAELVSQCVEAALAHGYRSFDTAAVYGNEAAIGQALGALLPLHSLARSDVFLTTKLGPRDQGKAEAACLRSLEQLACGYLDLYLIHWPGTQGKPQGDKGNRERRWESWRVLEQMYHAGHVRAIGVSNYTLGHLQDLLAHCRVPPAVLQVEFHPELPQRELWDFCEQHGIHLQAYASLGCGQLLGRAEVGRVAERLGHTPAQVLLRWALHQGVGVIPKSVNPTRLAENAQLWGWDLSPEDMAELGAMDCSRHYCWDPSGVT encoded by the exons ATGGAGCAGGCGGCGGTGTCGCGAGG GCCCACGGAGCAGACTGTGCTACTGAACAGTGGAACCCGAATGCCCCTGCTTGGCGTGGGCACTTTCCGCCTGCAAGGGGCTGAGCTGGTGTCCCAGTGTGTGGAAGCTGCCCTAGCCCACGGCTACCGCTCCTTTGACACAGCTGCTGTCTATGGCAATGAGGCGGCGATTGGGCAGGCACTGGGTGCCCTGCTGCCCCTTCATAGCCTAGCGCGCTCTGACGTCTTCCTCACCACCAAGCTGGGTCCACGGGACCAGGGCAAGGCCGAGGCCGCCTGCCTGCgcagcctggagcagctggccTGTGGCTACCTGGATCTCTATCTCATCCACTGGCCAGGCACACAGGGCAAGCCCCAAGGGGACAAGGGCAACCGGGAGCGGCGCTGGGAGAGCTGGCGGGTGCTGGAGCAGATGTACCACGCTGGGCACGTGCGGGCGATAGGTGTTTCCAACTACACTCTGGGACACCTGCAGGATCTGCTGGCCCACTGTCGGGTGCCGCCAGCTGTGCTGCAGGTGGAGTTCCACCCAGAGCTGCCCCAGCGggagctgtgggacttctgcgAGCAGCATGGCATTCATCTCCAGGCCTATGCCTCACTGGGCTGTGGGCAGCTGTTGGGGCGGGCAGAGGTAGGGCGGGTGGCAGAGCGCCTTGGGCATACCCCTGCCCAGGTTCTTCTACGCTGGGCCCTGCACCAAGGTGTGGGGGTGATCCCTAAGTCTGTCAACCCCACCCGCCTAGCCGAGAATGCCCAACTTTGGGGCTGGGACCTCAGCCCGGAGGACATGGCTGAGCTGGGGGCGATGGACTGCAGCAGGCACTACTGCTGGGACCCCAGTGGAGTGACATAA